Proteins co-encoded in one Prunus persica cultivar Lovell chromosome G6, Prunus_persica_NCBIv2, whole genome shotgun sequence genomic window:
- the LOC18775332 gene encoding capsanthin/capsorubin synthase, chromoplastic: MATLFRPFSPPPAAKASQFNFSDSSNSPFSIPKTHHPSSRKSFSKIQSSKFGNFLDLKPESKPEFFDFDLPKFDPSSRSRLDVIIIGTGPAGLRLAEQVSSYGIKVCCVDPSPLSMWPNNYGVWVDEFESLNLENCLDKTWPMACVHVDDNKTKYLDRPYGRVSRKKLKTLLLERCLSNGVQFHRAKVWKIQHQEFESSILCDDGNELKASLVVDASGFASSFIEYEKPRNHGYQIAHGILAEVEEHPFDLDKMLLMDWRNSHLGNEPYLRTSNSKFPTFLYAMPFDSNLVFLEETSLVSRPVLSYIEVKKRMVARLRHLGIRVKRIIEDEKCLIPMGGPLPRIPQSVMAIGGTSGVVHPSTGYMVARTMALAPILAEAIAECLGSTRMIRGQPLYHKAWNGLWPIERRCVREFYSFGMETLLKLDLDGSRRFFDAFFDLDPYYWHGFLSSRLSLRELALLSLSLFGRASFPSRFDIVTKCPLPLVKLMGNLALEAA; encoded by the coding sequence atggCCACCCTTTTCAGGCCGTTTTCACCTCCACCAGCAGCAAAAGCTAgtcaattcaatttctctgaTTCATCAAACTCTCCATTTTCTATTCCAAAAACCCATCACCCATCTTCAAGAAAATCTTTCTCCAAAATCCAAAGCAGCAAGTTTGGCAATTTCCTTGACTTGAAACCCGAATCAAAACCCGAGTTCTTCGATTTCGACCTCCCCAAATTCGACCCATCAAGCCGTTCTCGCTTGGACGTGATTATAATCGGCACAGGCCCTGCTGGGCTTCGTCTTGCAGAGCAGGTTTCAAGCTATGGCATTAAGGTATGTTGTGTTGATCCTTCACCCCTTTCTATGTGGCCAAATAACTATGGTGTCTGGGTCGATGAGTTTGAAAGCTTGAACCTTGAAAATTGCTTAGACAAAACATGGCCTATGGCTTGCGTTCATGTTGATGACAATAAGACCAAGTATTTGGACCGTCCTTATGGTAGAGTCAGTAGGAAGAAACTCAAGACTCTGTTATTGGAGAGATGTCTCTCCAATGGGGTTCAATTTCACAGGGCCAAGGTGTGGAAAATTCAGCACCAAGAGTTTGAGTCTTCGATTTTGTGTGACGATGGGAATGAGCTCAAGGCAAGCTTGGTTGTTGATGCTAGTGGGTTTGCTAGCAGTTTTATAGAGTATGAGAAGCCAAGGAACCATGGGTATCAGATTGCTCATGGTATTTTGGCTGAAGTGGAAGAACACCCCTTTGATTTGGATAAGATGCTTCTGATGGATTGGAGAAATTCCCATCTTGGAAATGAACCTTATTTGCGTACTAGTAATTCTAAATTTCCGACGTTTCTCTACGCTATGCCATTTGATTCAAACTTGGTATTCTTAGAAGAAACTTCACTTGTTAGTAGGCCAGTGTTATCTTATATAGAGGTTAAGAAACGAATGGTTGCGAGGCTAAGGCATTTGGGAATTAGGGTGAAGAGGATAATTGAAGATGAGAAGTGTTTGATCCCAATGGGAGGCCCTCTTCCCCGGATCCCCCAAAGTGTGATGGCAATTGGAGGGACTTCTGGGGTCGTCCACCCTTCAACTGGGTACATGGTGGCTCGGACCATGGCTCTAGCCCCGATATTGGCTGAGGCCATTGCAGAGTGCCTTGGCTCAACCCGAATGATTAGAGGGCAGCCACTTTATCATAAAGCATGGAATGGCTTGTGGCCAATTGAAAGGAGATGTGTACGGGAGTTTTACTCTTTTGGTATGGAGACTTTGTTAAAGCTTGATCTGGATGGGAGTAGAAGGTTCTTTGATGCTTTCTTTGACTTGGATCCTTATTACTGGCACGGGTTTCTCTCCTCAAGGTTGTCCCTTAGAGAGCTTGCTTTGTTGAGTTTATCGCTGTTTGGCCGTGCCTCTTTCCCATCTAGGTTCGATATTGTTACAAAGTGTCCCTTGCCTTTGGTTAAACTGATGGGTAATCTAGCACTTGAAGCTGCATAA
- the LOC109949605 gene encoding uncharacterized protein LOC109949605 encodes MPFGLKNAGATYQRLVNRIFAKYIGSIMEVYVDDMLVKSRTAEEYLHNFSIMFGILKDYRMRLNPMKCAFGVSSGKFLGFMISHMGIEANPEKIKAIIDMEKPKTTNDIQSLTGRVAALTRFISKATDKCVPFFKALKGGKRTIIWTAECDKAFQDLKDYMGKAPLLSKPLPGETLYLYLSVSSTAVSSVLIRKPERAELPIFYVSKALQSAELRYPPLEQLALAFVVSARRLRPYFQAHGIKVLTNQPLRQVLQKPETSGRLIKWVIELGEFDIQFMPRPAEKGQAIADFIFELTPSTAQEIPELVIETGTPMEVDAERFDASNPVWILHVDGSANQQGCGAGLVLTTPEGLKIEYALRFNFLTSNNEAEYEALLAGLRLAKSMNAKQIRIHSDSQLIVNQVTADFSARDASMNAYLSSTHQLLQSFRAYEIKQIPRSENSHADALARLASAINDKIGRKVPVEILAQPSTVASEICTVRYEDTWMSPIYSYLANGTLPEDKAQARKLRYRSARYTVINDVLYKRGYTTPYLKCLTIEQGGYILREIHNGVCGDHSGSRSLAHKAFRQEYFWPTMHQDASSLVKKCDKCQRFGNIQHIPAELLTPIVSPWPFAQWGLDLIGPMPQGKSQVKYAVVAVDYFTKCVEAEPLATITAARVEDFVWTHICCRFGIPYAIITDNGRQFDSELFRQFCTRLKINLFFASSAHPQSNGQVEAINKIIKKLLKRQLDKAKGAWPEKLHKALWAIRTSYQTSTGETPFSLAFGSEAVVLVEIGEPSYRTETFAPKPNEEALSLSLNLLEEHRAHANLRNEAYKQRVSRYYDSRVRHRSFRIGDWIMRKVSLATKDATEGTLGPSWEGPYEIIGILRSGTYRLRDSNGKTLGHPWNVEHLKYYFK; translated from the coding sequence ATGCCGTTCGGCTTGAAGAACGCGGGGGCAACGTATCAGAGGCTTGTCAACAGAATCTTCGCCAAATACATCGGCAGCATCATGGAGGTCTACGTCGACGACATGTTGGTAAAAAGCAGAACTGCCGAAGAGTACCTGCACAATTTTTCAATCATGTTCGGCATACTGAAAGACTACCGGATGAGGCTAAACCCGATGAAATGCGCCTTCGGTGTATCTTCCGGGAAATTCCTCGGATTCATGATTAGTCACATGGGTATCGAAGCAAATCCCGAAAAAATAAAGGCCATCATCGACATGGAGAAGCCAAAGACGACAAATGACATTCAAAGCCTTACCGGACGCGTGGCGGCCTTGACTCGCTTCATATCGAAGGCTACCGACAAATGCGTACCGTTctttaaagccttgaaaggGGGCAAACGGACTATCATATGGACTGCCGAATGTGATAAAGCGTTTCAAGACTTAAAGGACTACATGGGCAAAGCACCCCTTCTGTCAAAACCACTACCTGGGGAGACTCTCTATCTATACCTTTCGGTATCTAGCACTGCCGTCAGTTCGGTATTGATCCGAAAACCAGAGAGGGCAGAGCTACCGATTTTCTATGTCAGTAAGGCACTCCAGAGCGCTGAACTTCGATATCCCCCATTGGAGCAGCTTGCACTAGCCTTTGTGGTCTCGGCACGAAGACTTCGGCCATACTTCCAAGCACACGGGATCAAAGTCCTGACTAACCAACCGCTTCGTCAAGTGCTCCAAAAACCAGAGACTTCTGGCCGATTGATCAAGTGGGTGATTGAACTCGGAGAATTCGATATACAATTCATGCCAAGGCCCGCCGAAAAGGGTCAAGCCATTGCCGATTTCATCTTTGAGCTCACCCCATCAACGGCACAGGAAATACCCGAGCTAGTTATCGAAACCGGAACGCCGATGGAAGTAGACGCCGAACGGTTCGACGCCTCAAATCCCGTATGGATTCTGCACGTCGACGGCTCGGCAAACCAACAAGGGTGCGGAGCAGGCTTGGTACTGACAACACCGGAGGGACTCAAGATCGAGTACGCCCTCCGATTCAACTTCTTAACCTCCAACAATGAAGCAGAATATGAGGCTCTCTTGGCCGGCCTTCGGTTAGCCAAGAGCATGAATGCAAAACAAATCAGGATTCACAGTGACTCCCAGCTCATTGTGAACCAGGTAACGGCAGACTTCTCGGCCAGAGACGCCTCCATGAACGCCTACCTTTCGTCTACCCACCAGCTGCTCCAAAGCTTCCGAGCCTACGAAATCAAGCAGATCCCCAGAAGCGAAAACAGCCATGCCGATGCGTTGGCACGGCTAGCTTCGGCAATCAATGATAAAATCGGAAGAAAGGTGCCGGTGGAAATTCTTGCCCAACCGAGCACGGTAGCCTCCGAAATATGTACCGTACGGTACGAAGATACGTGGATGTCTCCTATCTACTCGTACCTGGCTAACGGCACCCTTCCAGAAGACAAGGCCCAGGCCCGAAAGCTTAGGTACCGATCGGCAAGGTATACCGTCATCAACGACGTCCTTTACAAACGTGGCTACACAACTCCATATCTCAAATGCCTTACGATAGAACAGGGGGGCTACATCCTTCGGGAGATCCACAATGGTGTGTGCGGCGACCATTCCGGGTCCCGGTCACTCGCACACAAAGCCTTTCGGCAGGAATACTTTTGGCCGACCATGCACCAGGACGCTAGTTCGCTAGTGAAGAAATGTGATAAATGTCAGCGCTTCGGTAACATACAGCATATCCCCGCCGAACTCCTGACACCGATCGTGAGTCCTTGGCCTTTCGCACAATGGGGACTAGACCTGATCGGTCCGATGCCGCAAGGTAAAAGCCAGGTGAAATACGCTGTGGTTGCCGTtgactacttcaccaaatgcGTGGAGGCCGAACCTCTGGCAACCATAACGGCAGCAAGAGTAGAAGACTTCGTCTGGACTCACATTTGTTGCCGTTTCGGTATCCCGTATGCAATCATTACCGACAACGGCAGGCAGTTCGATTCGGAACTCTTCAGGCAATTTTGCACCCGCCTGAAAATCAACTTATTTTTCGCATCATCGGCCCATCCCCAGTCAAACGGTCAGGTAgaagcaataaacaaaatcatcaagaaactGCTGAAACGGCAGCTGGACAAAGCCAAAGGAGCCTGGCCAGAAAAGCTTCACAAAGCGCTCTGGGCCATTCGGACCTCCTACCAAACGTCCACGGGAGAGACCCCTTTCTCTTTGGCTTTCGGTTCGGAAGCCGTTGTGCTGGTGGAAATTGGCGAACCTTCCTACCGAACGGAAACCTTCGCACCGAAGCCAAATGAAGAAGCACTTTCTCTAAGCCTCAACCTTCTTGAAGAGCACCGGGCACATGCCAACCTTCGGAACGAAGCCTACAAGCAACGTGTCTCTCGGTATTACGACTCCAGAGTCAGACACCGCTCGTTCCGAATCGGTGATTGGATCATGAGGAAGGTGTCCCTAGCAACTAAGGATGCCACGGAAGGAACCCTCGGACCTTCCTGGGAAGGACCTTATGAGATCATCGGTATCCTTCGATCGGGAACCTACCGCCTAAGGGACTCCAACGGCAAGACCCTCGGTCATCCTTGGAACGTGGAACATCTCAAGTACTATTTCAAATAA